In Streptomyces sp. Li-HN-5-11, the sequence ACGAGGCCGACGCGATCTTCGGGAAGCGCTCGGAGGTGAAGGACGCGCACGACCGGCACGCCAACATCGAGTCGGCCTATCTGCTGCAGCGCATGGAGTCGTTCGACGGCATCGCCGTGCTGACCACCAACCTGCGGGCCAACCTGGACGAGGCGTTCACCCGGCGACTGGACGTGGTGGCCGACTTCCCGGTGCCCGACTCCGGCGGGCGCCTTGCCCTGTGGGAGCGCTGCCTGGGCGGCCGTCTGCCCCGGGCCGACGACCTGGATCTCGTGTTCTGCGCCGACCGCTTCGAACTCGCCGGCGGGTCCATCCGCGCCTGCGCGGTGACCGCGGCCTACCTGGCGGCCGAGTCCGGAAGCCCGCTCACCATGCGGCAGCTGGTGACGGCCATCGCCCAGGAGTACCGCAAGCTCGGACGGCTGGTGCTGGAGAGCGAGTTCGGGCCGTATCTGGCACAGGCCGCCGGCACCTGAGAGCGGCCGCGGCCCGCAGGGTGGTACGGGTGGGCCCAACGGGCAAGAGGACGGCGCGGGTTGTCGCACTTTCGTCCCTTGCCCTCGCCCTGCGCGCCGGTGACTTTGGTGCAGGGGGTGGTGCGAAAGCACCGCCCCCGCCCCAGCCAGCGAACCGGGAGGCGCAGCACGTGCAGATCCACGAACCGGAGAAACCGGCCCAGCGGTCCGCAGTCCGGCGGCCGGGGCAGCAGACCACCCCGCAGGCCGTCGGCACCGTGGCACCCGCGGCCGGGCTGCTCGACCTCCAGGCGGCGGCCGGCAACGCCGCCGTCGCCGGCATGATCCAGCGCGCCCGAGGCCGGTCCGGCGGAGACCGGCAGAGGGGAGCCGCGGCTCCGGTGCAGCGCTCCACCGTCCACGAGGTGCTGCGCAGGCCCGGGCGGCCGCTCGACACGCCGGTGCGGGAGGAGATGGAAGCCCGGCTCGGCGCCGACTTCTCCGACGTCCGTGTGCACACGGACGAGACCGCCCGGCGGTCCGCCGCCGAGATCGAGGCACGTGCCTACACCTCGGGCGAGCACGTCGTCATCGGCGACGGCGGCGCCGACAAGCACACCCTCGCGCACGAACTCACCCACGTCATCCAGCAGCGGCAGAGCGCGGTCACGGGCACGGACCACGGTGACGGGCTGCGCGTCAGCGACCCCGGTGACCGCTTCGAGCGGGCCGCCGAGGCCAACGCGCACCGTGCCCTCGCGGGCCCGGCACCCGTCCAGCGGGCCGAGGACCCGGCCGCCGGGGCGGGACGGCAGGCCGGCGCGGACCTCCCGGTGCAACGGGCCATCGCGTGGTACGCCCAGTCCACGGACAGCCTGGACGCGTTCGGCAACGCGCTGGGAGACCTGGTGGAGAACGCGGCCCAGGCCATCATGGCCAGCCCGGACCTGATACCGGTCACCAACAACGGGTACATCGACCGCTGGTACCAGGTCTTCGCGGCGTTCATGGAGGACAGGTCGAAGACCGCGTTCCTGCACGCGGCGTTCGGGTATGCCGTGGAGGCGCTCACCACGGCCAGACTCGGCGAGGTCACCGGGCACCTGCCGGCCGGCTGGTCGGTCCGCACCCAGGTCACGCACGGCCACACCCGCCCGGACCTCGTGATCATCGACGACCAGCACGCCGAACAGGGCTGGTTCGACATCACCGCGGCCGCCAGCCGCAACCACATCAGGGACAAGATGGGGGCGGGGTGGGGCACGAGGGCGCACGTCGCCGAGGTCATCTACCCATCGCTCGACCCGACCCAGCTGGCGCCCGGCAACGCCACACCGGAGCAGCGCGAGGAACTCAAGCGGGTGGCCGAACAGGAGCGGAAGCAGCGGACGGCCCTGGTCGTCCACCTCGACGGGCTGGCCACGACCGTCTACAAGCACATGCTGGACGACCCGAACGTCGGGGGCGACAGGGCCAAGAAGCGGAAGTTCTTCGAGGAGAACATGTTCTCGCTGCTGGGGGAGGCGGCCGTCGGGGCCATGCGGACCGGGACCAAGCTGCCGCCCGGCACGGCCAAGTCGTTCCTGGCACACCTGGACAGGTACAACCGCAGGTCTCCGGACGGCACGCCCTGGATGGCCGCCTTCGGCTACACCGGTGACCACGCGAACGGCCGCGACCAGAAGGGCGTGTTCGAGCGCATCCTCAACGAACTCGTCGTACGGGGCGCGGTGTGAGCGGCGCCGGGCGAACCGGGCGTCCAGGTCAACTCGGGCAGCGTCGGGGCAGAGCAGGGTGACGTCCGGACGGGCCGTACGGGGAGTACGGAAAGGCAGAGGTCCTGCCCCCGTCCAGGTCCGCCGGTCCCTGTCGCCCTGGCGGGCCCCGGCGCAGACTCGGCCTGGACACAGGTGACCGACCCGCAAGGACCCGAAGGAGCGAGCATGCCGACGTACCTCACCCCGGGCGTGTACGTGGAGGAGGTGCAGTCCGGTGCCCGACCGATCGAAGGGGTCGGCACCGCCGTCGCCGCGTTCGTCGGGTTCGCCGCGAGCGGCCCGTTCCACACGCCGACGCTGGTCAGCAGCTGGGACCAGTACACCCAGCTGTTCGGCGGCTTCACCGAGGGTGCCTACCTGCCCCTCTCGGTCTACGGTTACTTCGCCAACGGCGGCGGCGCCGCGTACATCGTGCGGATCGGCGGCCGGGCCGAGGACGCCTCCGCACCGGCGGCGGGCGGCGGACGGCGCACGGACAACGCGGCGGAGCCGGTGGCCCTCGGCGGCTTCCTGGTCGCCGCCAGGCCGGGCGTCACCGGGGTGTCGGTCGAGGTCGCCGACGCGGACGGCGAGAACCCGCCGGAGGACCGGTTCAAGGTGCTGGTCCGCCAGGGCGACCGGGTGGTGGAGACGTACGAGGCCTCCACCCGCAAGAACGTCAAGGGATACCTGGTCAACCAGGCCCGCGCCTCCCAGCTCATCCAGGTCGCCGAGCAGCCGGGTGCCGCTCAGAGCAGGCCCGCCGCCCAGACCCTGGCGGTGCCCGACGCACCGGCCGCGCCCGCCGCGAACGGCTCCGGCGCGGTCGCCCGCCTCGACGCGGCCGAGTACGTCGGCGACGCCGCCGCCCGCACCGGGTTCGGCGGCCTGGAGACCATCGACGAGATCACCATGGTCGCGGTGCCCGACCTGATGAGCGCCTACCAGCGAGGCGACATCGACGCCGAGGGCGTGCGCACCGTGCAGCTCGCGGTGATCTCGCACTGCGAGCAGATGGGCGACCGCGTCGCCGTCCTGGACACCCCGCCCGGCCTGGGCGCCCAGCAGGTGCGCGCCTGGCGCAACGACGAGGCCGGCTACGACTCCCGGTACGCCACCCTCTACTACCCCTGGGTGCGCGTCTTCGACCCGGCCGCCGGACGCAACACCACCGTCCCGCCGAGCGGTCACATCGCCGGCGTCTGGGCGCGCAGCGACGCCGAGCGCGGTGTGCACAAGGCACCCGCCAACGAGGTGATCCGCGGCGCCGTGGACCTGGAGGTCCGGCTCAGCAAGGGCGAACAGGACCTGCTGAACCCGATCGGCGTCAACTGCGTACGGGCCTTCCCCGGCCGCGGCATCCGCGTCTGGGGAGCCCGCACCCTCTCCTCCGATCCGGCCTGGCGCTACCTCAACGTGCGACGCCTCTTCAACTACCTCGAAGAGTCGATCCTGCTGGGCACCCAGTGGGTGGTCTTCGAACCGAACGACGACCGGCTGTGGTCGAGCATCCGGCGCAACGTCACCGCGTTCCTCACCGAGGAGTGGCGCCGGGGCGCGCTGTTCGGCCGTACGGCCGAGGAGGCGTTCTACGTGAAGTGCGACCGCGACAACAACCCGCCGGAGTCCATCGACCAGGGCCGCGTCGTGTGCGAGATCGGCGTCTCGCCGGTCAAGCCCGCGGAGTTCGTGGTGTTCCGCCTGGCCCAGTTCTCCGACAGCACCAGCCTCATCGACGAGTGACCCGCAAGGAAAGGTGACAGACAGTCATGGCAGAGGGCGATGCTCTTTCCACCCACGTCTTCGGCGTGCAACTGGGCGGCTACCGGGTCGAGTCGATCCAGGAGATCAGCGGGCTGACCGTCGAGGAGGACGTCGTCGAGGTCAAGCAGGTCAGCGACCAGGGCAAGCAGATCATCCGCAAGCAGCCCGGCGCCCGGCAGGCCGGCGAGGTGACGATCACCCGGGGACTCGACAAGAGCAGCGAGTTCACCAAGTGGATCAAGGAGACGCTGAACAAGGGCGCCGTGTCCTCCGCACGGCAGAACCTCACCATCGAGATCATGGACTCCGAGCTCAACACGGTCCGCCGTATCCAGCTGATGCAGGGCTGGGTGTCCAAGTGGGAGGGCCCGTCCCTGAAGGCGGGGGAGTCGTCTCCGGCCACCGAGTCCGTGACGATCGTGTTCGAGGAGATCACCGTCGAATGAGGCGCCGTACGGTCACGGCCGGCAACCTGGACGAGATCCTCGCGATGACGGCGCCCGCCCAGGCGGGGGAGCAGGCGGCGGAGACCCCCGCCGCCGTCCCGCCGCCACGACAGGACCACGGGCTGCGCACCGAGTTCGAGTTCGAGCTGCCGCGCGGCTACGTGGACGAGGCGGGCACGGTGCACCGGCACGGCGCGATGCGCCTGGCCACCGCCCGCGATGAGCTGCGCCCGCAGATCGACCTGCGGGTCAAGGAGAACCCGGCATACCTGAGCGTGGTGCTGCTGAGCCAGGTGATCACCCGGATCGGCACGATCACCGACGTGCACGCCGGGATCGTGGAGCGGATGTACGCCACCGACGTCGCCTTCCTCCAGGACTTCTACCGCCGCGTCAACAGCGAGGGCCACACCCGTGCCGCGGTGACCTGCCCGCACTGCGAGGGCGGCTTCGAGGTCGACCTCTCGGGTGGGCGCCTGGGGGAATCGTGACGTACGCCCTTCCCCGGCTCCGGGA encodes:
- a CDS encoding DUF4157 domain-containing protein, whose amino-acid sequence is MQIHEPEKPAQRSAVRRPGQQTTPQAVGTVAPAAGLLDLQAAAGNAAVAGMIQRARGRSGGDRQRGAAAPVQRSTVHEVLRRPGRPLDTPVREEMEARLGADFSDVRVHTDETARRSAAEIEARAYTSGEHVVIGDGGADKHTLAHELTHVIQQRQSAVTGTDHGDGLRVSDPGDRFERAAEANAHRALAGPAPVQRAEDPAAGAGRQAGADLPVQRAIAWYAQSTDSLDAFGNALGDLVENAAQAIMASPDLIPVTNNGYIDRWYQVFAAFMEDRSKTAFLHAAFGYAVEALTTARLGEVTGHLPAGWSVRTQVTHGHTRPDLVIIDDQHAEQGWFDITAAASRNHIRDKMGAGWGTRAHVAEVIYPSLDPTQLAPGNATPEQREELKRVAEQERKQRTALVVHLDGLATTVYKHMLDDPNVGGDRAKKRKFFEENMFSLLGEAAVGAMRTGTKLPPGTAKSFLAHLDRYNRRSPDGTPWMAAFGYTGDHANGRDQKGVFERILNELVVRGAV
- a CDS encoding phage tail sheath subtilisin-like domain-containing protein, with product MPTYLTPGVYVEEVQSGARPIEGVGTAVAAFVGFAASGPFHTPTLVSSWDQYTQLFGGFTEGAYLPLSVYGYFANGGGAAYIVRIGGRAEDASAPAAGGGRRTDNAAEPVALGGFLVAARPGVTGVSVEVADADGENPPEDRFKVLVRQGDRVVETYEASTRKNVKGYLVNQARASQLIQVAEQPGAAQSRPAAQTLAVPDAPAAPAANGSGAVARLDAAEYVGDAAARTGFGGLETIDEITMVAVPDLMSAYQRGDIDAEGVRTVQLAVISHCEQMGDRVAVLDTPPGLGAQQVRAWRNDEAGYDSRYATLYYPWVRVFDPAAGRNTTVPPSGHIAGVWARSDAERGVHKAPANEVIRGAVDLEVRLSKGEQDLLNPIGVNCVRAFPGRGIRVWGARTLSSDPAWRYLNVRRLFNYLEESILLGTQWVVFEPNDDRLWSSIRRNVTAFLTEEWRRGALFGRTAEEAFYVKCDRDNNPPESIDQGRVVCEIGVSPVKPAEFVVFRLAQFSDSTSLIDE
- a CDS encoding phage tail protein, with translation MAEGDALSTHVFGVQLGGYRVESIQEISGLTVEEDVVEVKQVSDQGKQIIRKQPGARQAGEVTITRGLDKSSEFTKWIKETLNKGAVSSARQNLTIEIMDSELNTVRRIQLMQGWVSKWEGPSLKAGESSPATESVTIVFEEITVE